The Scleropages formosus chromosome 9, fSclFor1.1, whole genome shotgun sequence DNA segment CCAGTAAATACGGGTTTCATATCAAAGTTGAGtgaatttaacatatttaaaaaaattatttaacattatCCTGCTATGtaagctgtaaataaataacttgtATATAATAACTTGCGTTAAGTTTCAAAGTCTCTTACAAAATCTATTTGCATAGTGTACTAGTCTGTATAATACACGAAACGTAACTGATAAGCCCTGGctgcaaaataatatttttatacgTTAATTCTGGTGGATAGTATCCTCTCATTTGTGCTTGCATTAGGTCCCCATTGTCAttgaatttgtttattttgcaggaAAACTCAGATATGCCAACAACAGTAACTACAAGAATGATGTCATGATCCGGAAAGAGGTTGGAATGGAATGGGTTTCACCTTTTTGTCGCTAGGGTCCTCATACTTTCTGCATTTGTTAGTCAAGTTTTTTGCTCAAGCGATGTACTACTCgctgtgtaagtgtgtgtaacATCATACGAAGAGAGGTTTAGATGGACACAATAAtataaaagctatttttttttggttctgccGTTTTGCTGGCACTCATTACTCAAGTGGCAGCTTACACAAGGGAGAATCAGTTAAAATATGGATAGATAACCATAGCAAATACATCTTTTACAGCTCAAACCTTGATTCTTGCATGAGATGCAATAGGTCATAGATTGCCCCCCAAATCTGAAGTTATTTTATCAGTTGCAGTATAACTAAATGGGATCTCTGAATTTCACCACAGGCATACGTGCACAAAAGTGTAATGGAGGAACTGAAGAGGATTATTGACGACAGTGAAATCACAAAAGAGGACGATGCATTGTGGCCACCGCCAGACAGAGTGGGCAGACAGGTTTGTATCCTTTGTATTCATTGCTGTTGTGTTGCTGGACAAAATTTGTCAATTTTCTACTGTGGAGCAGAGTGGGCTAACAGGTTTGTATCTTTTTAATCACTGGAGAGGACACATTCTTTCAGTTTGCAAATTCTGTGAAGCACttgtctttatttatattttaatttctttttctttaaaggaGCTGGAAATCGTCATAGGCGATGAACACATTTCATTCACAACTTCCAAGATTGGCTCTCTGATCGATGTTAACCAGTCCAAGTAAGTACACATCTGCCCTGATTTTTGATATAGGAATACTGCTTGCATTGCACCTTTACACGCATGCCTGTAATAATAAGGtcctgtaaaataaacacaaagtcCTGTTATGTTGACAGTTTTAACCAATCACAGCCATAGATTGTCATATTGAAAGACCTCTACTTAGTTATACTGAAACAGCAGGTTAtttgacacttctccaaaggaTCTtggtgttaagctgcttataattatttattcatttatatagcagggtgaattttactgtatcagttatggtaaataccttgctcaagggtgctaaagcaggaggtggaatatgaacctgggtcctttgagtccttatagaaataaactataaacatCTACGTTGTGACACCACCATCTTTTGAAGAGCAGGAGTGAGGACAGGCTCAAGGTGCttgtcaaacttttttttttttttttaaaactactaTTCAAAGAAACAGTGATTGGTGAGCACACTTTGGTCTCCTTAGAAACTTTAATGCTGATGAGCCCATTGTCCTCCTTTGTGCAGCCTCAGGCATGCACATTTATAGCTATGTGTGCTATAGTCAAAgagctttaataacatgaacaTGCTTACACTATTATAAGTGCAACCTTAATCTCATGATGGAATGATCATGTAGCATCAGAAGTTTGTAACACTGCTACAGAACCTCACAGTGCCCACATGTGTTGCAGAGTGACAGACATGGTGTTCTTAGAAACTTTTTCttcatattataaatatttttcatccacATTATCAATATGTCTGTGAATCACTGCagccctgtactggacaagtgATCATTGATAATGATTCAGTGATCCCTTCAGTCCTTTCACAACtagggtgatttcacagaatgaattaacTCTGCTTGCAAGGGATGGGTGTTCTGCCATCACTCAGTTTTGGTCAGCAAATAACTATAAACAGAGTGATGTGACAATtgaatagaaaaatgaaaattggaCAAACTGCAGGTAGGAATGATATTGAGTGCTCTGCAATGTAATGAATGCCACTCTTGTTTTAAATGGATGCCCTTTATCCAGTCAGCTGCATGAAGGCTGAAATGCTTTTGTGTTTATAGCATTAATTTTGGCTTTACAGTgggtgaaaaaaatcatatctaTGTAGTTACTACTGTGAGTGCTGGCCTTATACCACTTTATTTCCATTACATAACTAATCATTTAAATACTTTTCCTCTTTCCAGGGACCCAGAAGGACTCAGAGTTTTCTACTATCT contains these protein-coding regions:
- the magoh gene encoding protein mago nashi homolog, whose translation is MSSSDFYLRYYVGHKGKFGHEFLEFEFRPDGKLRYANNSNYKNDVMIRKEAYVHKSVMEELKRIIDDSEITKEDDALWPPPDRVGRQELEIVIGDEHISFTTSKIGSLIDVNQSKDPEGLRVFYYLVQDLKCLVFSLIGLHFKIKPI